A stretch of the Anaerolineae bacterium genome encodes the following:
- a CDS encoding CcmD family protein yields MTYLVAAYAVMWLITFIFVLSMAMRQRRLAAELEALKERLQETKRYGE; encoded by the coding sequence ATGACATACCTGGTTGCGGCCTATGCGGTCATGTGGTTGATCACGTTCATTTTTGTGCTCAGCATGGCGATGCGGCAGAGGCGCCTGGCGGCGGAGCTGGAGGCGCTGAAAGAGCGCTTGCAGGAGACGAAGCGCTATGGGGAATAG